The following are from one region of the Littorina saxatilis isolate snail1 linkage group LG2, US_GU_Lsax_2.0, whole genome shotgun sequence genome:
- the LOC138960324 gene encoding uncharacterized protein isoform X2 produces the protein MADARTTHKAQIWSCPPEEELRRIKTMVEHEMMIKLGAQKETIEFHPLILAQRAARAKTSFQLDYCRVKPPYQEKVPPNRDPWGNTNQAIRQLAHTRQGPRKTQLPTVPHTKAVRRVSLPPEDEEFRRLRILRLTKRDEILSEWSALQYQAYAVRRLSHLSLPDIDPLRRYSSCTLAYSVRSPSEHAEKDVVVISPKKTVTKAKAKVVVPFTNVPPTGKPRSRWRGMARKLLWNAKGAQMLLPEELPRSEVRIYISCTEDLAEEREFLSEVAYPELRKFCEKQGLSCHVVDLRQGSSRLKNDRETFDVIQREVEHCQKHSIGPCFVSLMGREADDSELPGWLSKDAMMAVRSVLVKREKDKAVDTLDNLYRLDSNYQPPIYLLEENFFFAETEETHILRKVLPDVFAQLRQEGKLEEEPGYYSWSSTVKEIQAGLLSCLEPKRQTVCLMARAGDSKPNTPMTKTRGKARTKNANADTTANNNTSSDNNNMRASSAASASSRASSVPSEYTTVTGDDSADRLRAEIVDCYNRMGNRNNLILFNAGRKTLSYLREVCSLFLSAVTRLIERQMTHHEFDISHHLSHGADVVQHVAVARQMCANFMGGADEVSSIPEYLRDVGHVKPMVVVGPEGAGKTALTSLIATALHRADPLRKIVFRIVGLTLNSSSLLHLVTSLYHQVCFLYDEDAFLPVDITLKGTLQAFRGLLHDIRDKTLHKGPLTIVLDGVDKVHDMVPKHLSYLMGSLPQGITLLMSMQNSGPLYETAKAMEGTEFVHCPTFSREQTKTYIQDYFSKHNRVVTNDQFRAILKELSGHTVPLVAQISATVACRWPSHTFNDDLDISKDLESAFHRLVESCEVQLGHSFTKYVMSLLVASRFGLADFEILHILAADSDLLDEIKEEAEDLSVLEGFPYQTQLSRLLARIEPFLHEVKTEGETILKLSHETLKSVLRVRFLSDVFKHRIHSRLATFFQFTRRGNLLSSRDIVEGRHKNLSHYLWRTLRSVPYHLCHSHADPEEVWKKLKSDVFMKFPWIINEIYAGFFNDFIDDVNYALETLGLDSEVMFLRQFLIGVRQTVIFNPVSLASLLAGQNMAEMGEVQKSVQEAQVWLKQVHLQVLVPTAYTTPKTSQLQLNASLATSVNALVTDSLGERVILQHENHLTTLEHATGENTTLVTLTNTIVSAHVWGDAMLTVVTKSPQRAKLALETYAVDKGRHIKTTALKESPVTWLHVRDDGVAFYASKLEVKKVLLEKGQVIELYKTNEEIVDACMSDKNKFKVVSLHSVPKALLHLFDSRVPSAVGTIYLNKDISRRCKPLLITKDCIYAAVVCDRELAVVDLSVEQLMYVLDFNNVPVSLTAFSRSQEHIFVALPTGVIRCFKLLTGAEVMQANIHSKQKVKRRAPSSSPQGRRSGSPGGRNRTPGTPSPIRLHRMRTERQDKDEELVTTVITSEDDHFLLAGTTRGKIHVLHVPTGLGVCVVNCGPSGVKAMAYFSNVSWFQSVVTVDVAGLVKLWNLRPLLTRARTLIMNIIADEDLMREEKPKLDLGVYYNHFKEHRNDRMFLNGPDISAFYKKHPPSDLFAPLQGMDPVLQSPESWMVTGCLADCTDVCALSTGSDLSDVLVTATKHGDLARWSLYDGSLLSVRAAPCPVEDGAAVESLKSVFYDQAVCLVVREPNNRKTVAVQYVDEKKKQPILLKESVVTHISSNGSLMVQVCCKQLSEVTLVYWSLVNGHELNRFLLSDDVAFIRLASTLNFTNDLTSCVLLMPRGNEESTMYVWTFKINVDEEEEEGDDEEVVTQRSEVVTQRSTRSLSARSGRTSSRTSSDRSPSPRKPSQDFVLREREIPFRPSAVGIAFSDAIILGTPGGLVLMVAMESLKVTTAFTAQGLEPVKNQPVLSSTLWDHFAPAHASGVKLLTCATGSHVIASSCGKTLCVWNLLTKRLVVRSSLGDDDEFQHHILSRDCRVLTYVTSAGVMAVWGINKKKQLCAFRLQSRVTHLAMTPDCHRVALLQSEGVTSRIRVFDVRNIDDIRLDENNDSEKDKDTSRSGDSGSENTE, from the exons CCCTTCAGTACCAGGCGTACGCAGTGCGAAGGCTCAGCCATCTTTCCCTGCCCGACATTGACCCGCTCCGACGCTACTCTTCCTGTACTCTCGCCTACTCCGTCAGAAGTCCCTCAGAACACGCGGAGAAAGACGTTGTAGTAATAAGCCCCAAGAAAACTGTGACAAAAGCCAAAGCGAAAGTTGTCGTTCCTTTCACCAACGTGCCCCCTACCGGCAAGCCCAGGAGTCGCTGGCGCGGCATGGCGAGAAAACTCTTGTGGAACGCCAAGGGGGCGCAGATGCTCTTGCCGGAAGAGCTTCCGAGATCGGAGGTCAGGATCTACATCTCCTGCACGGAAG ATCTTGCAGAGGAGCGGGAGTTTCTGTCGGAGGTAGCCTATCCAGAGCTGAGGAAGTTCTGCGAGAAACAGGGCCTGAGCTGTCACGTGGTAGATTTACGTCAAGGCTCGAGCCGCCTGAAGAACGACAGAGAGACGTTTGACGTCATCCAGCGCGAGGTGGAACACTGCCAGAAACACTCCATCGGTCCCTGCTTTGTT AGCCTGATGGGACGAGAGGCGGACGACAGCGAGCTGCCGGGCTGGCTGAGCAAGGACGCCATGATGGCTGTGCGCAGTGTGCTGGTCAAGCGAGAGAAGGACAAGGCGGTGGACACCCTGGACAACCTCTACAGGCTGGACTCCAACTACCAGCCTCCTATCTACCTTCTCGAG GAAAACTTCTTCTTTGCGGAAACAGAAGAGACCCATATTCTGCGCAAGGTTCTGCCAGACGTCTTCGCTCAGCTGCGCCAGGAGGGAAAGTTGGAAGAAGAACCTGGATATTATTCGTGGAGCA GCACAGTCAAAGAAATCCAGGCTGGCCTGCTGTCATGCCTAGAGCCGAAGCGTCAGACTGTCTGCCTCATGGCTCGAGCCGGTGACAGCAAGCCAAACACACCCATGACGAAAACCAGAGGCAAGGCAAGAACCAAAAACGCAAACGCCGACACCACCGCGAACAATAACACCAgcagcgacaacaacaacatgcgcGCTTCCTCCGCTGCGTCGGCCAGCTCTCGCGCCAGCAGCGTTCCTAGCGAGTACACGACCGTCACGGGCGACGACAGCGCTGACAGGCTGCGGGCGGAGATCGTGGACTGCTACAACCGCATGGGCAACAGGAACAACCTGATCCTTTTCAACGCAGGCCGGAAGACCCTCTCCTACCTGCGTGAGGTCTGCTCGCTCTTCCTCTCCGCCGTCACCAGGCTGATTGAGCGTCAGATGACGCACCACGAGTTTGACATCAGCCACCATCTGTCTCACGGGGCGGACGTGGTTCAGCACGTGGCTGTGGCCAGGCAGATGTGTGCCAACTTCATGGGTGGGGCGGACGAGGTGAGCAGTATCCCGGAGTACCTGAGAGACGTGGGACACGTGAAGCCGATGGTGGTTGTTGGCCCCGAGGGAGCAGGGAAGACGGCGCTCACCAGCCTCATAGCCACCGCCCTGCACCGTGCGGACCCGCTGAGGAAGATCGTGTTCAGGATCGTCGGCCTGACGCTCAACTCCTCGTCCCTGCTCCACCTTGTCACCAGCCTGTATCACCAGGTGTGCTTTCTGTACGACGAGGACGCCTTCCTCCCAGTGGACATTACACTAAAGGGAACGCTGCAGGCTTTCAGGGGCTTGCTTCACGACATCCGAGACAAGACGCTGCACAAGGGGCCGCTCACTATCGTTCTTGATGGAGTGGACAAGGTTCACGATATGGTTCCCAAGCATCTCAGCTACCTCATGGGGTCTCTCCCACAAGGGATAACGTTGTTGATGTCCATGCAAAACTCTGGGCCGCTGTATGAAACAGCCAAGGCGATGGAAGGGACAGAATTCGTTCATTGTCCGACCTTTAGCAGAGAACAAACCAAAACCTACATCCAAGACTATTTTTCCAAGCATAACAGAGTCGTCACCAACGATCAGTTCCGTGCCATACTCAAAGAACTGTCAGGACATACGGTGCCGCTTGTTGCTCAGATCTCAGCCACTGTGGCGTGTCGTTGGCCTTCCCACACGTTCAACGATGATCTCGATATCTCCAAAGACCTAGAGAGTGCTTTCCACAGACTGGTTGAGTCGTGTGAAGTTCAGCTAGGCCACAGTTTCACCAAGTACGTCATGTCGCTTCTCGTCGCCTCAAGGTTTGGTCTGGCGGACTTTGAAATCCTGCACATCCTTGCTGCCGACTCCGATCTCCTGGACGAGATCAAAGAGGAGGCGGAGGATCTGAGCGTGTTGGAAGGATTCCCTTACCAAACCCAGCTGAGCCGTCTGCTGGCTCGCATCGAACCTTTTCTTCACGAGGTGAAGACGGAAGGAGAGACTATCCTGAAACTGTCTCACGAAACGCTGAAGAGTGTCTTGCGGGTGAGGTTCCTGTCCGACGTCTTCAAGCACCGCATCCACTCCAGGCTGGCCACGTTCTTCCAGTTCACCAGGCGCGGAAACCTGCTCAGTTCCCGGGACATCGTGGAGGGCCGGCACAAGAACCTGTCCCACTACCTGTGGAGAACCCTCCGCTCCGTCCCCTACCACCTCTGCCACTCGCACGCGGACCCCGAAGAAGTGTGGAAGAAGCTCAAGTCGGACGTCTTCATGAAGTTCCCCTGGATCATCAACGAGATCTACGCAGGGTTCTTCAACGATTTCATCGACGACGTCAACTACGCCTTGGAGACCCTGGGTCTTGACTCTGAGGTGATGTTCCTGAGGCAGTTCCTGATCGGAGTCCGACAGACGGTGATCTTCAACCCCGTGTCCCTGGCCTCTCTGCTGGCCGGACAGAACATGGCGGAGATGGGCGAGGTGCAGAAGTCCGTGCAGGAGGCCCAGGTGTGGCTGAAGCAGGTCCACCTGCAGGTGCTCGTCCCTACCGCCTACACCACGCCGAAG ACAAGCCAGCTGCAGCTGAACGCATCCCTAGCCACATCAGTGAACGCCCTGGTGACGGACAGTCTCGGGGAACGGGTGATCTTGCAGCACGAGAACCACCTGACCACCCTGGAGCACGCCACAGGCGAAAACACGACTCTCGTGACACTCACCAACACCATCGTCAGCGCCCACGTGTGGGGCGACGCCATGCTGACCGTGGTTACAAAGTCCCCTCAGCGGGCCAAGCTGGCCCTGGAGACCTACGCTGTGGACAAAGGGCGACACATCAAGACCACAGCCCTGAAGGAGTCTCCCGTCACCTGGCTGCACGTCAGAGACGACGGGGTGGCCTTCTACGCGTCAAAGCTGGAGGTGAAAAAGGTGCTGTTGGAGAAAGGCCAGGTGATCGAGCTGTACAAGACCAACGAGGAGATCGTCGACGCCTGCATGTCGGACAAGAACAAGTTCAAGGTGGTGTCTCTGCATTCCGTCCCTAAGGCCTTGCTGCACCTCTTCGACTCGAGGGTACCCAGCGCAGTAGGGACCATCTACCTCAACAAGGACATCTCGCGGCGGTGCAAGCCTCTGCTGATAACCAAAGACTGCATCTACGCGGCGGTGGTGTGTGACCGCGAGCTGGCCGTGGTGGATCTGAGCGTGGAACAGCTGATGTACGTCCTCGACTTCAACAACGTGCCTGTCTCGCTAACGGCGTTCTCCAGAAGCCAGGAGCATATCTTCGTCGCCCTCCCGACAGGCGTCATCCGATGCTTCAAGCTGCTCACAGGGGCCGAGGTGATGCAGGCCAACATCCACAGCAAGCAGAAGGTCAAGAGACGCGCGCCTTCTTCATCGCCGCAAGGCCGAAGGTCAGGCTCGCCTGGAGGCCGAAACAGGACCCCGGGAACACCCTCACCGATCAGGCTTCACCGCATGAGGACGGAGCGTCAGGACAAGGATGAGGAGCTTGTGACGACGGTCATCACCTCGGAGGACGACCACTTCCTCCTGGCGGGCACCACGCGCGGCAAGATCCACGTGCTTCACGTGCCCACGGGGCTGGGTGTGTGCGTCGTCAACTGCGGGCCAAGCGGGGTGAAGGCCATGGCCTACTTCAGCAACGTGTCGTGGTTCCAGAGCGTGGTGACGGTGGACGTGGCGGGGCTGGTCAAGTTGTGGAACCTCCGGCCCTTGCTGACCAGGGCCAGGACGCTCATCATGAACATCATCGCTGATGAG GATCTGATGAGGGAGGAGAAGCCCAAGCTGGACCTGGGGGTGTACTACAACCACTTCAAGGAACATCGCAACGACCGCATGTTCCTCAACGGACCTGACATCTCCGCCTTCTACAAGAAGCACCCGCCCTCCGACCTGTTCGCGCCCCTCCAAGGGATGGACCCTGTCTTGCAGTCTCCGGAGTCGTGGATGGTGACTGGGTGTCTTGCGGACTGTACCGATGTCTGTGCTTTGTCCACGGGAAGCGATCTGAGCGAT GTTCTGGTGACAGCGACGAAGCACGGGGACCTGGCTCGCTGGAGCCTGTATGACGGATCCCTGCTGTCTGTGCGAGCTGCCCCCTGCCCTGTGGAGGACGGGGCTGCAGTGGAGTCCCTGAAGTCCGTCTTCTATGACCAGGCTGTGTGTCTTGTGGTCAGGGAGCCCAACAACCGCAAGACTGTAGCC GTGCAGTACGTGgacgagaagaagaagcagcCGATCTTGCTGAAGGAGTCAGTGGTCACCCACATCAGCAGCAACGGCTCTCTCATGGTGCAAGTCTGTTGCAAGCAGCTCTCTG AAGTGACCCTGGTGTACTGGAGTCTGGTGAACGGCCATGAACTCAACCGCTTCTTGCTCTCAGACGACGTGGCGTTTATCAGACTCGCTTCGACCTTGAACTTCACCAACGACCTTACTTCGTGCGTTCTGCTCATGCCGAGGGGAAACGAGGAGAGTACTATGTACGTCTGGACTTTCAAAATAAACGTggacgaggaagaagaagaaggagacgaCGAAGAAGTCGTTACTCAGAGGTCGGAGGTCGTTACTCAGAGGTCGACAAGAAGCCTGTCAGCCCGAAGCGGACGCACTTCCAGCAGGACATCGAGCGACAGGTCCCCCAGCCCCAGAAAGCCTTCACAAGACTTCGTTCTCAGGGAACGCGAGATTCCGTTCAGACCGTCTGCCGTCGGCATAGCTTTCAGCGACGCTATCATCCTCGGCACGCCTGGGGGACTGGTTTTAATGGTGGCCATGGAGTCGCTAAAAGTAACCACAGCTTTCACCGCTCAGGGCTTGGAGCCCGTGAAGAACCAGCCAGTGTTGAGCTCCACGCTGTGGGATCATTTCGCCCCGGCGCACGCTTCCGGTGTAAAGCTGCTGACATGCGCGACAGGAAGTCACGTGATCGCGAGCTCCTGTGGCAAGACGTTGTGCGTGTGGAATCTTCTTACCAAGAGGCTGGTGGTTCGATCCTCGCTGGGTGACGACGACGAG TTCCAGCACCACATCTTATCACGTGACTGTCGCGTGCTGACCTATGTGACGTCAGCGGGGGTCATGGCCGTGTGGGgtatcaacaagaaaaagcaacTCTGCGCCTTCAGGCTTCAGTCGAGAGTTACACACCTAGCCATGACTCCGGACTGCCACAGGGTGGCGCTACTGCAAAGCGAAGGCGTGACGTCACGAATACGCGTGTTTGACGTCAGAAACATCGATGACATCAGACTGGATGAAAATAACGACAGCGAGAAGGACAAAGACACCTCGCGGAGTGGTGACTCGGGTAGTGAGAATACGGAATAG